TTGAAAACTAGTTCCATTTCAGCTTCTAGTActaaaaattgatttttgtttctctactttttggttttttcttttataaATGGAGGGGACAATTGcccccctttggtttatgggtgTGAATGGGGGGTTTAAGTTTTCAGCTTTTAGTGGGTTTTGACTCTTTTGAGTGATTTATGTGTTTAGATTTGCAGCTTTTAATGGATGTTGAATAATTTTTGGTTGGGGGAGTGGCAATTGCCCCCCCTGGCTATGGATGTAGAATGGGGGTTTAGATTTGCAGCTTTAAGTTGGTGTTGAATTGCCCCTCCTGGCATATGCTGGTGCTAAGTGATTTTTTGGTTGTGCTTGATACCACCAGGTTGTTGACATTGGAAGATGCTTACTATGACGAAAAGGTCCGGATGTTGATTGAGAAAATGTCTCAACAAGCTCACATCATGGGAGAAGGGTAtgtctctttgttgttgttcttcagtTTGTTATTCCATGTTCATTTGGGGTTCAGTATGGTTAAATTTTGCTTTTTTTTCTCTTGGCTTTTAGAATAATTGGAGAAGTTGCGGTTACGGGTAAAGACCGATGGATGTTTTCTGATACTTACTGCGGGAAGTGGAACTCAGTAGACAGTCAAATTGTTTTTAAGGTAAATTGAACTATGTTAGTACAGTTTTGTGTTTTCAGATGCAATTTGGTTCCTCGTTTGTTCGTTGAATCGAAAACTGTAGAGATTTTGCACTAATTCGAGTGTACATTGTCTTTCTATAGGATAATTCCGAGTTTTACCGACAATTTTCCTCCGGACTTGAGGTAAGAACATGTTCTTTCTGCTTCAATTACTCTCAATTTGTATGTTCTTGCATTTATTTCAGAAAGTATAGCAATTTATTGAGAGGTGTTTCATATATATTGCAGACAATTGCAGTAATTTCTGTAGCTCCACTAGGCGTAATTCAGTTCGGATCTACCCAAAGGGTCAGTACCGCGAAAACTTTACACTTGATCTGTACTTATAGTAGTATTCGGTAAAACTTGATGCTAGCTGTGTCATTACTTCTGCTGCAGATACCAGAAAGGTTGGAATTTGCGAATCAGATCAAAAGTTTGTTTCAACATCTTGGGAGAATTGATGAGCTTCTTCTCTCAGGCAACGCGCCTTTGGTTTTGAACAGTGAAATGTATGATCCGAGCGGGTTTCTTCCATCTGCgattcattttgaaaactattACTCCAGTTGTGGTGCCAGCAATGACCTTATGCGAAGGACTCAAACAGCCAAAACTCTTTCGTTGCCTTTACCGTTCACCTCAGGATTGTATAATGCTGCTGGAATGCGATCCTCGGCTAATCAGTCCTCATTTAACAACCATAAACACCAATTTCAACCAGCTCAAGTGATATTATCAACACCTAAACTTGAGTTACCACAACCTAGTTTGACCCATAATTTTGCCACCAAAAACCACCCAAGGATGAGTGCACTGACTTCGTTTGAGCAGCAATTGCTTTCTGGGATGGGGATGCAGGGTTCCCAGCACATTGTTCCCTCAAATCCAGAACCTCTTGTTTCTTGTGGAAACAAATTTCAGAATTTGCAAGAGGATTCAATTCTTACTGCATTGCATAATTTGCAAGGTTCCAGTGCGCCAAGTAGTACTGTCAATAATGCACGGTCAGTAGAAGCTAGTAGGACTACTGGATATGGCACAGCAAATGCAGCATTTCCAACTCACGCTCGACCAACCATGCCCCAGTGGAGTTCTCAACAGCTAGAGCAGGGTAATGAAAGATTGCCTGCAGTAACTAACGACAACCTTGCACAAGCAGTTGGAGTTGCAGCTGCACCATCTGGATTGGTTGAAGCTGAGATTTTTGACAGTATCCCAGTCAATTTCTCAGCTTCATCCATGCAAAATTCAGTTAGTACGTTAGATTCTCGCAACACATGTGATGAGAAGGAGAAATCTTTGAATGTTCCCATGCAACTTCCTATTGATAGCAGCCTATTTGATAACATGGAGTTTGATTTTAGTTGTGGCATAGAGAAGGAATGTTGGGATGATATTTTGATGCCAGCAAATAATGCTAGTAATCCGATTTTGAGTAGCGGTATCTCTGGATGCATCTCAAATTTAGAAGTTGCCAGCCAGGCAGATTATTTTGCAGAATTTTCAGTTGAAAACCTTTTCAATGAAATTGTTGGTAATCCGTTCTTGGATACTAAACCAAAGACAGAGGATCAGTTGTCAGAAAGTatagtaacaagaacaggaggtGCATCAGAGTACATGAATCAAGTTCAGTCGTCCAGTATTTCTTGCTTGGGAGAAAGCATGGACACTTTTGCTTCTAAATTAGGCTCCGAGAAAACGGAGAAGTTAGACATGAACCCAACATGTAAGGAGAATCTTGTGAAGTCCCAGTTAGGAGCATGGGTGGAAGACAGTTACAGCATCAATTCTGGGAGTGCCGTTACCACAAACTCCAAGGAACCCGGACAGCAAGGAAAAGTAACCAGGAAAAGAGCCAGGCCTGGAGAAAGCACTAGACCAAGGCCGAAAGACCGTCAGCTGATACAAGACCGTGTTAAAGAGCTACGAGAGATTGTGCCAAATGGAGCTAAGGTTCATATCTGGATCCTTATGCATGCATTTTGTgtaaatttttatatttttgcgcggagtttgttaatttttttttctatcaaCAGTGTAGCATCGACTCGTTGTTGGACCGCACTATCAAACACATGCTCTTCTTGCAAGGTGTGACTAAGTACTCTGACACACTCAAACAAGCCGAGGAGCCAAAGGTAACAATGCTAAACCTTTTCTTCATTTTTGCACAGCTCAGAATGTCATCTATGCCGTATTAACTTTCTGAAATGTGCAACAACTTCAGATTATCAGTGAAGACAATGGCGTAGTTCTAAAAGAAAACttaaatgttggtggtggtgctacTTGGGCATATGAAGTGGGCGGAAAATCCATGTTTTGCCCTATTCTGGTTGAAGATCTCAGCTCCAAAGGTCAGATGCTAGTAGAGGTAAGAAGCCTAGCAATCCTTAATACACTGCAAGAACTGCACAAGCTTGCTTTGGAGTCCGGATGTTAACCTGCTTGATTTATTATTTCAGATGCTTTGCGAAGAACGGGGTTTCTTTCTTGAGATAGCAGACAAAATAAGGGGTTTTGGACTAACCATCTTAAAGGGAGTGAtggaatctcgcaatgataagaTCTGGGCAAGGTTTATTGTCGAGGTACAGGCACACCGGGATGTAACAAGAATGGATGTATTTTTATCTCTAGCAAACCTTTTACAGCAAACAAAAACAGATGAGATCAATTTAAGTAAGCAGCAGCAGCCAACTAAGGTTCTTGACAGCATTATCCCACATTTGAAAGAATACCAGCAAAATCTCCAGTGCTACACCCAATCAGTTTGAGTAAAAGAATGCGGTTAAAACATCATAGATTACTTCCATGACAGGCGGTTTAAGTGTTCAAAAACGGTGACCGCGAAGAGCCAGGCAAACCATCAAGCTTCTGCATTACTTACTGCCAGTTGAAATGAGATTGAAGATGACCAATACTGCTGCTATAAACTGTTAGAGGAGCAGGAGCTCGTGTATGGGAGCGATGAAAGCGGTCAATTGGTTTCATTCAATCAGTTCTCCGGTAAGTGATGATCTAGAAGTTGATCAATTCTGCAATGTGACATGGGTGTGAAGTTCTGGTACGGCAAACCTATACGTACGGTTACGTCGTCAAAGATTCGCGTAGATTCTAGCCGAATAGTGGCTCGACAAACAGATGCTTACGCAGAAGAATCTCCGGGAATTAGCAGCAAACTTAAGACAAGAATGTGAAGCTAAGAATCCACTTATTATGGCTCTCTTGTCAGTGCCTAAAAAATTGTTGTTGTCATAAAATTGTAATAAACATTAGTTATATTCATGTTTAGTGTCACTACAAAACAGTATTAGTTTAATCCCTTAAGTTCCAtatattaattaagaaaattagcAAATTTTTGATAGTTGTGTTAGCTTTTCAGATCAACTAAAGGTGGAGATAAGTGCTGCTTTTTCAAGTGATATCATCCCACCTCCACCACTGAAAATATGAACAGATTAAACTGACCTAACTTGCAAATGTTACTTAAATGTACCTTAACATGCCTAATTGTCATTTTCATAATCTAAGCAAAAACCCACTAGAGAAGAAGGCTCTGAACTAGGTCATGCCCTATTGCTATAGGTATATTATGTCTGCAGGAATATCCATCCTGGCCTTACTACTTTGGTctaaagaacatattcttttTAGCTTTGCTTTATTCTGTGAAGTTGCCATCAAAATGCTGTTATGTGATGTGTAGAATCGTCCTATGTTTAACGAGAATCGATTCGAGACTTCTTGATCAGTACAACCTTGATCTTTCACTTTTGTTCGATGCCTACCCGAACCAAACAATAACCATTGTGCATTAATACTAAGTATTCACCCAAGTAAAGCTTGATTTTACAAAATCTTGCTAGCTACTACATAGTGGGTAGAGTTGGTGCAGTTGCCAACTTTTCTTATCTGTGAAATtatctgtatatatgaaattccCACTAACTGGGAAAGAAGTtctaaaaatatgcattatgcatgGCATTacaactgaaaactctaagagtGACTTCACTTCATCTTACATGCATATCATTTGTCTAAAAATATCTTAGTGCAGTTGGTGATGTATAGCCCATGCTTGTTTAATTAGTCCTTAACCTTGAGGTCACCGTGTCCTTATTTTAATGTCGAGCACCGAAAGTTTGTTAATAAACCGTATAAAAAGCGTAGGGATAATAGTACTTATGATGATAACTGAGAATGCGAGGCAAGTTTTGATTCGTTACTTATCGCGACCATGAATTTCATGGCACATGTAGCTGAAAAACAAGTGAAGAGCTTTGATCTTTTTATAGCAAATAGTTTTGTGTCCACTAATTTGAGTATACTGTTGAAAGTTGCAACCCCTTAGCACCACTAACTTAGCTGTAAAAGAATTTCAAGCTTTCTTTCTGTACTTTTCAAGTTGTGCTTTTGAAAAGCatgcatttttcttttttacattaCATTAGCGGTTCAGAGACGCTGTAGAGAGAAACATGATAATTGCAGTACATGTGTGCATGCTAAGACCCTAAGAAATAGCAAGATTATTGCAATACTTATATAAGCTTCTATTCTGACCCAACATTTGTACTCAGGACATTATTTATACATTTCAAGTGCTTGCTTGACTCATTATAGCTTCTCTCTACGTACGATCGATACTTTTTGTTTCTTCAGTGCACATTCAACAACTGCTGGGAAACTCATTTATCATCTAGAGATGGTTAATGAGGGAGAAGTGTCTAGCGGTAAGGAGTGTAAGGTACAGATAGCGGGTGATCATGGATCGAAAGAGGTACAAAATCGGAGTGAGCGTGGACTAGTTAGCAGGATTTGGTTAGGATTTGCTGGTTTACTGTCTGGGTTCATGTCAAAATTATCGAAGCTTTGGCGTAATGTTTGCGGAGTAGGATCTGAGGATCCGAGAAGGGTTTGTCACTGTTTGAAAGTTGGTTTAGCTCTTACTGTTGTATCACTCTTTTATTACATGAGACCATTATATGAAAGTATAGGTAGTAATGCTATGTGGGCAGTTCTTACTGTTGTTGTAGTTTTTGAATACACTGTTGGTGAGTACTGCAAAACTTTATATGAATCTCTTCATGAATGCAATTGCACGTCTAAGATACCTGAATCGAACTTGATGTACGTCTTCATCTTGTTGTTCTCATAGGTGCAACACTGGCAAAAGGCTTAAACCGGGTAGCCGGAACTTTTCTTGCTGGAGCTCTAGCTATTGGCGTTCATTGGGTTGCAGCTCACTGTGGAGAAACTTTTGAGGCTGCAATTCTCAGAACCTCGGTCTTCCTTCTCGGTGCGCACAAGAGTACTTGCAACATTATAATCCCTCCGTTTCACGAAAAGTGGTACTTCAATTTGGCATATATTTAGGCGGAAAGTATCACTTTTACTGAAACGGAGGTGGTATTTCATTTTTGAGTTTCATGCATGTATTTTCTTGTACTAACTATGCATGTTTCATTCCTGCAGCTTCGGCAGCTACCTTTTCTAGGTTTATCCCAATAGTTAAACAACGATTCGACTACGGTGCC
This portion of the Papaver somniferum cultivar HN1 chromosome 11, ASM357369v1, whole genome shotgun sequence genome encodes:
- the LOC113322687 gene encoding transcription factor LHW-like; translation: MVTQLKEVLKNLCSNNGWSYGVFWRVNPRNSMLLTLEDAYYDEKVRMLIEKMSQQAHIMGEGIIGEVAVTGKDRWMFSDTYCGKWNSVDSQIVFKDNSEFYRQFSSGLETIAVISVAPLGVIQFGSTQRIPERLEFANQIKSLFQHLGRIDELLLSGNAPLVLNSEMYDPSGFLPSAIHFENYYSSCGASNDLMRRTQTAKTLSLPLPFTSGLYNAAGMRSSANQSSFNNHKHQFQPAQVILSTPKLELPQPSLTHNFATKNHPRMSALTSFEQQLLSGMGMQGSQHIVPSNPEPLVSCGNKFQNLQEDSILTALHNLQGSSAPSSTVNNARSVEASRTTGYGTANAAFPTHARPTMPQWSSQQLEQGNERLPAVTNDNLAQAVGVAAAPSGLVEAEIFDSIPVNFSASSMQNSVSTLDSRNTCDEKEKSLNVPMQLPIDSSLFDNMEFDFSCGIEKECWDDILMPANNASNPILSSGISGCISNLEVASQADYFAEFSVENLFNEIVGNPFLDTKPKTEDQLSESIVTRTGGASEYMNQVQSSSISCLGESMDTFASKLGSEKTEKLDMNPTCKENLVKSQLGAWVEDSYSINSGSAVTTNSKEPGQQGKVTRKRARPGESTRPRPKDRQLIQDRVKELREIVPNGAKCSIDSLLDRTIKHMLFLQGVTKYSDTLKQAEEPKIISEDNGVVLKENLNVGGGATWAYEVGGKSMFCPILVEDLSSKGQMLVEMLCEERGFFLEIADKIRGFGLTILKGVMESRNDKIWARFIVEVQAHRDVTRMDVFLSLANLLQQTKTDEINLSKQQQPTKVLDSIIPHLKEYQQNLQCYTQSV